Proteins from one Mycolicibacter virginiensis genomic window:
- a CDS encoding type II toxin-antitoxin system Phd/YefM family antitoxin → MAATVGAHDVQLFVQYLFGEEGLPTMKTMSYSATRAAFAATLDSVLDDREEVIITRSGKPPVVLVALEDYEALKETAHLLQNPANARRLLGSIERLEAGEGAAHDLLDK, encoded by the coding sequence GTGGCTGCAACCGTGGGCGCCCATGACGTACAATTATTTGTACAGTACTTGTTCGGTGAGGAAGGCCTGCCGACCATGAAGACCATGAGCTACTCCGCGACGCGGGCGGCTTTTGCGGCCACTCTCGACTCGGTACTCGATGACCGCGAGGAAGTCATCATCACACGGTCCGGAAAGCCTCCAGTGGTATTGGTTGCGCTCGAGGACTATGAAGCGCTGAAGGAGACCGCGCATCTGCTGCAAAACCCGGCCAATGCGCGGCGGCTGCTTGGCTCGATCGAGAGGCTGGAAGCCGGCGAAGGGGCGGCGCACGACCTGTTGGACAAGTAG
- the rpsI gene encoding 30S ribosomal protein S9 gives MTETAFEGTEAIDEATEAVEAPVVDETVEVYEEVAPAYEPHDLGRPIQTVGRRKEAVVRVRLVPGTGKFNLDGRTLEAYFPNKVHQQLIKAPLVTVDRVDSFDVYAHLDGGGPSGQAGALRLALARALILVQPEDRPALKKAGFLTRDPRATERKKYGLKKARKAPQYSKR, from the coding sequence ATGACCGAGACTGCATTTGAAGGTACTGAGGCCATCGACGAGGCCACCGAGGCCGTCGAGGCCCCCGTGGTTGACGAGACCGTAGAGGTGTACGAAGAGGTCGCGCCGGCTTACGAGCCGCACGACCTGGGTCGTCCCATCCAGACCGTCGGCCGCCGCAAGGAGGCCGTGGTGCGTGTGCGCCTGGTGCCCGGCACCGGCAAGTTCAACCTGGACGGGCGCACCCTGGAGGCCTACTTCCCCAACAAGGTGCACCAGCAGCTGATCAAGGCTCCGCTGGTCACCGTCGACCGGGTGGACAGCTTCGACGTCTACGCCCACCTCGACGGCGGCGGCCCCTCCGGCCAGGCCGGTGCGCTGCGCCTGGCCCTGGCCCGCGCGCTGATCCTGGTGCAGCCCGAAGACCGTCCGGCCCTGAAGAAGGCCGGCTTCCTGACTCGTGACCCCCGGGCCACCGAGCGCAAGAAGTACGGTCTCAAGAAGGCCCGCAAGGCTCCGCAGTACAGCAAGCGCTGA
- a CDS encoding TA system VapC family ribonuclease toxin: MIVDANLLLYAVDSDSKHNPVAAAWLEETLNGANRVGLPWQTIGAFLRMVTHPRAAANPLTGAEAWTHVSDWLAVPVVWIPPATEATAQTYAKICGQVDVTGNLVPDAQLAALAIEQGVELASADTDFQRFPGLRWINPLASG; encoded by the coding sequence ATGATTGTCGACGCGAACCTCCTGCTGTACGCCGTCGATTCCGATAGCAAACACAATCCGGTGGCCGCAGCGTGGCTGGAAGAAACGTTGAACGGCGCCAACCGGGTTGGGCTGCCGTGGCAGACCATCGGCGCGTTCTTGCGGATGGTCACACATCCCAGGGCGGCCGCCAACCCATTGACCGGCGCCGAAGCGTGGACGCACGTTTCGGACTGGTTAGCGGTCCCAGTGGTGTGGATCCCGCCCGCCACCGAAGCAACGGCACAGACCTACGCGAAGATCTGTGGCCAGGTCGATGTCACCGGCAACCTGGTACCAGATGCCCAGCTTGCCGCTCTCGCGATCGAGCAGGGCGTCGAACTCGCCTCGGCCGACACCGATTTCCAACGATTTCCCGGCCTGCGCTGGATCAACCCGCTGGCTTCCGGCTAG
- the glmM gene encoding phosphoglucosamine mutase, which yields MGRLFGTDGVRGVANRELTAELAVALGGAAAQRLSTGTGRRVAVVGRDPRASGEMLEAAVIAGLTSQGVHALRAGVLPTPAVAYLTSAYEADFGVMISASHNPMPDNGIKFFGPGGHKLDDATEDQIEDLVAAGPGLRPIGAELGRVVDAKDALDCYLRHLGESNPSRLDGLTVVVDCAHGAASDAAPRAYRAAGATVITINADPDGLNINEGCGSTHLEPVRAAVLHHGADLGLAHDGDADRCLAVDADGNVIDGDAIMVVLALAMREAGELADDTLVATVMSNLGLHLAMREAGVTVHTTDVGDRYVLEQLRAGGFTLGGEQSGHIVLPQVATTGDGIMTGLRLMARMAQTRTPLAGLASAMRTLPQVLINVEVTDKAEAVGRPAVRDAVQRATEELGDTGRILLRPSGTEQLVRVMVEASDEETARRIAADVADAVRTRH from the coding sequence ATGGGTCGACTTTTCGGCACCGACGGCGTCCGCGGGGTTGCCAACCGCGAGCTGACCGCCGAGCTGGCGGTCGCGCTGGGCGGCGCGGCGGCACAGCGGCTCTCCACTGGCACCGGGCGCCGGGTTGCTGTCGTCGGGCGTGACCCGCGGGCCAGCGGCGAGATGCTGGAGGCCGCGGTCATCGCCGGGCTGACCAGCCAGGGCGTCCATGCGCTCCGCGCCGGTGTGCTGCCGACCCCGGCAGTGGCCTATCTGACCAGCGCGTATGAAGCCGACTTCGGGGTGATGATCTCCGCCTCGCACAACCCGATGCCCGACAACGGCATCAAATTCTTCGGTCCCGGCGGGCATAAGCTCGACGACGCCACCGAGGACCAGATCGAAGACCTGGTGGCTGCCGGACCGGGCTTGCGCCCGATCGGCGCCGAGCTGGGCCGGGTGGTGGACGCCAAGGATGCGCTGGACTGCTACCTGCGGCACCTGGGCGAGTCCAATCCCAGCCGGCTGGACGGCCTGACCGTGGTGGTGGACTGCGCTCATGGCGCAGCATCGGACGCGGCGCCGCGGGCCTACCGGGCCGCTGGGGCGACCGTGATCACCATCAACGCCGACCCCGACGGGCTCAACATCAACGAGGGGTGCGGCTCGACGCACCTGGAGCCGGTGCGTGCCGCGGTGCTGCACCACGGAGCGGACCTGGGCCTGGCACACGACGGTGACGCTGACCGCTGCCTGGCCGTCGACGCGGACGGCAACGTCATCGACGGTGACGCCATCATGGTCGTGCTGGCCTTGGCCATGCGCGAAGCCGGCGAACTGGCAGACGACACCCTGGTGGCGACCGTGATGAGCAATCTCGGTCTGCACCTGGCCATGCGCGAGGCCGGGGTGACGGTGCACACCACCGACGTCGGTGACCGTTATGTTCTCGAGCAGCTGCGCGCCGGCGGATTCACCCTCGGCGGTGAGCAGTCCGGCCACATCGTGCTGCCCCAGGTGGCCACCACCGGTGACGGCATCATGACTGGCCTGCGTCTGATGGCGCGAATGGCGCAGACTCGCACTCCGCTGGCCGGCCTGGCCTCGGCGATGCGCACGCTGCCGCAGGTGCTGATCAATGTCGAGGTCACTGACAAGGCCGAGGCGGTGGGCCGCCCGGCGGTGCGCGATGCGGTGCAGCGCGCCACCGAAGAGCTCGGTGACACTGGGCGAATCCTGTTGCGTCCGTCGGGAACCGAGCAGCTCGTCCGGGTAATGGTGGAGGCCTCTGACGAGGAGACGGCGCGCCGGATCGCGGCCGACGTCGCCGACGCGGTACGTACCCGGCACTGA
- a CDS encoding Txe/YoeB family addiction module toxin has protein sequence MKLVWDESAWDDYLYWQRQDRRVLRRINQLVADIQRNGNEGIGKPEPLKRGFQGYWSRRITAEHRLVYKVVDDEVRIAQCRLHYS, from the coding sequence GTGAAACTTGTCTGGGACGAATCGGCCTGGGACGACTATCTCTATTGGCAGCGTCAGGATCGCAGAGTGCTGCGCCGGATCAACCAGCTCGTCGCCGACATTCAGCGCAACGGCAACGAGGGCATTGGCAAGCCCGAGCCGTTGAAGCGCGGCTTTCAGGGCTACTGGTCACGCCGTATCACCGCCGAACATCGGCTGGTCTACAAAGTCGTCGATGACGAGGTTCGTATCGCGCAGTGCCGCCTGCATTACAGCTGA
- a CDS encoding type VII secretion target: protein MGRQQLYLDASALRSVADQFDGVASVIDTAYRIRLGGLLFDGATAGRDHIRAGESLRRALQAWLPELMRWSRANTEIATALRVALTRYGQAEASAAERVG from the coding sequence ATGGGACGACAACAGCTCTACCTCGATGCCTCCGCGCTGCGCTCGGTCGCGGACCAGTTCGATGGAGTCGCATCGGTCATCGACACGGCTTACCGTATCCGGTTGGGCGGGCTGCTATTCGACGGCGCCACTGCCGGGCGCGACCATATCAGGGCGGGGGAGTCGCTGCGCCGTGCGCTACAGGCCTGGTTGCCCGAGCTGATGCGCTGGTCGCGGGCCAATACCGAGATCGCCACGGCACTGCGGGTCGCGCTGACGCGTTACGGACAGGCCGAAGCCAGCGCCGCCGAACGGGTTGGCTGA
- a CDS encoding fatty acyl-AMP ligase — MEFTPTVTTPIAETLVELLQRQAERFGDKVAFTFSYNGDDDGRSELTFRELDRRARAIAANLQHYDVTGERVLVLVRPGLDFIAGFFGCLYAGAVAVPVHQKLAPRLQVVVPDAQARFALTAAEKSQDTRAAVAGIPGEPEQWFFTDAGADPDTWVAPDIDINSPAAIQYTSGSTRSPKGVLLSHGNILHNCDAIRQSWNGDENAKGVFWLPPHHDLGLIGGILSMIYVGASTALMSPTAFIKRPMRWLELVSAHRGVITAAPNFAYDRCVETSTPEERAALDLSCMTVAMNGAESVRATSLAAFADAFAPAGFQLSSCYPVYGLAEATLCVASGSPAGVPGVRYLDRVALEQDRIVDVAPDDPAAATFVGCGQPRQADIAIVDPVTRQPCGPDEVGEIWVAGPNVAQGYWNRPEETAATFGAVLAEPGDPTRGPFLRTGDLGFLCAGEIFTTGRCKDLITIDGHNYYPNDIEFTVQQCDPVLVSGRGAVFATDAPPGGLEQLVVVHEVDSERAAETDLDAVIEAIRLAVATHHGIAADAVVLVHHVSLPTTSSGKVQRGQSKQNFVEGKLATVAEWRTPARELSLEELEAAAKIVSTLQSWGVRQG; from the coding sequence ATGGAATTCACGCCCACCGTGACAACCCCCATTGCAGAAACCCTGGTAGAGCTGCTACAGCGGCAAGCCGAGCGGTTCGGCGACAAGGTCGCATTCACCTTCTCCTACAACGGCGACGACGACGGCCGCAGCGAGCTGACCTTCCGTGAGCTGGACCGTCGCGCACGCGCCATCGCGGCGAACCTGCAACACTACGACGTCACCGGCGAACGAGTGCTGGTGCTGGTGCGGCCGGGCTTGGACTTCATCGCCGGGTTCTTCGGCTGCCTGTACGCGGGCGCCGTGGCGGTGCCGGTGCATCAGAAGCTGGCGCCACGCCTGCAGGTCGTGGTCCCCGACGCCCAGGCCCGGTTCGCGCTCACCGCCGCCGAGAAGAGCCAGGACACCCGGGCCGCGGTCGCCGGGATTCCCGGGGAACCCGAGCAGTGGTTCTTCACCGACGCCGGCGCCGACCCCGACACCTGGGTCGCCCCCGATATCGACATCAATTCCCCGGCCGCCATCCAGTACACGTCGGGTTCGACCCGCTCCCCCAAGGGCGTGCTGCTGAGCCACGGCAACATTCTGCACAACTGCGACGCCATCCGTCAGTCGTGGAACGGCGACGAGAACGCCAAAGGCGTGTTCTGGCTGCCACCGCACCACGACCTGGGCCTCATCGGCGGGATCTTGTCGATGATCTACGTCGGGGCCAGCACGGCACTGATGTCGCCGACGGCCTTCATCAAGCGCCCGATGCGCTGGCTGGAACTGGTGTCGGCGCATCGCGGCGTGATTACCGCCGCCCCGAACTTCGCCTACGACCGGTGCGTGGAGACCAGCACACCCGAAGAGCGTGCCGCACTGGATCTTTCCTGCATGACCGTGGCGATGAACGGCGCCGAATCGGTGCGCGCCACGTCGCTGGCGGCGTTCGCCGATGCCTTCGCGCCGGCGGGTTTCCAGCTCTCGTCGTGCTATCCGGTATATGGGTTGGCCGAGGCCACCCTGTGCGTCGCGTCCGGATCGCCCGCCGGAGTGCCCGGAGTGCGCTACCTCGACCGGGTCGCGCTGGAGCAGGACCGCATCGTCGACGTAGCGCCGGATGACCCCGCCGCCGCGACGTTCGTCGGCTGTGGTCAGCCGCGCCAAGCTGACATCGCGATCGTCGACCCGGTGACCCGCCAGCCCTGCGGGCCCGACGAGGTCGGCGAGATCTGGGTAGCCGGACCCAATGTCGCACAGGGCTATTGGAACAGGCCGGAAGAGACAGCAGCGACGTTCGGGGCGGTGCTGGCCGAGCCGGGCGACCCTACGCGCGGCCCGTTCCTGCGCACTGGAGACCTCGGATTCCTGTGTGCCGGTGAAATTTTCACCACCGGGCGATGCAAGGACCTGATCACCATCGACGGTCACAACTACTACCCCAATGACATCGAATTCACCGTGCAGCAATGCGATCCTGTGCTGGTTTCGGGCCGCGGGGCGGTCTTTGCCACCGACGCGCCGCCCGGTGGTCTCGAACAACTTGTCGTCGTACACGAGGTGGACAGTGAGCGGGCCGCAGAGACCGACCTCGACGCCGTCATCGAGGCGATTCGTCTGGCGGTCGCCACCCACCACGGGATCGCGGCCGACGCGGTCGTGCTGGTGCATCATGTGTCACTGCCCACCACCTCGAGCGGCAAGGTCCAGCGCGGCCAGTCCAAGCAGAACTTCGTCGAGGGCAAGCTGGCGACCGTCGCCGAGTGGCGTACACCCGCCCGGGAACTGTCGCTGGAAGAGCTGGAGGCGGCCGCCAAGATCGTCTCGACACTGCAGTCGTGGGGAGTCCGACAAGGCTGA
- a CDS encoding CopG family transcriptional regulator, with protein sequence MRTTVVIDSDVAAEIERLRRQGLGISEALNLLARRGIAAQASGPGPRYRHRTAPVGLKVDVSNVAEVLDLLDGDR encoded by the coding sequence GTGAGAACCACCGTGGTGATCGACAGCGATGTCGCTGCCGAGATCGAGCGACTTCGCCGGCAGGGACTGGGTATCAGCGAGGCGCTGAACCTGCTTGCCCGCCGCGGCATCGCCGCACAGGCCAGCGGCCCCGGGCCTCGATACCGTCATCGCACCGCGCCGGTCGGCCTGAAGGTCGATGTCAGCAACGTGGCCGAGGTGCTCGACCTACTCGATGGCGACCGATGA